Within the Candidatus Krumholzibacteriia bacterium genome, the region CTCGGGAAACCCCCGGACTTTGAAGTCCGACTCATAGGCAGCGGCATAGAGCGTGAGCCTCTTGCTAAGTCGGTAGCCGAGCTTCCCGCCAACCATGAGGTCTGCCTCCATCGGCAAGAGGTCGAAGGAGAGGGTGGCGGCTCCGAAGTCCATGCCGATTACCCAGCCCCCGGCCGGGGGCTGCACTCGAGGCACCTCCGTAAGAGCCTGTGCCCCGCTTCCACAGATCAGCAGGAATGCAAACAGGCTCACGAAAAGTGTCCTATGTCGTAGAATGTTCATGCCTAATCTCCCTTCCTGATCAATCGAATGTTGCTCTGCTATTACGCCTCTGCATCCATCGCAAAGAGTTCCTGATAGCCCCGATGATCCCGTAGCAGATCCTCGTGCCGGCCTTCATGCAGAATCACTCCATCTTCTATCCATAACACCCGGTCTGCCCGCTTGGCCGTTGCATCACGATGCGTGGAAACAAGAACCGCTGCATCAGGGATCAGGGGACGCATCCGGTCCCAGAAACGGCGCTCTGTGGCTGCATCCAGCGCACTTGTCACATCATCGAGAACCAGCACCTTTGGATCGCCTGCCAGAGCTCGGGCAAGGCTGACCCTCCCCCTCTGTCCGCCAGACAGGTCGCTGCCCCCCTGCTGCAGTTTCCTCTCGGGCGAAAGCTCTCCTTCTATGGAAGCCGTTGCCATGGCGCGCTCCAGGGAATCCTCTGTCAGGAACTCCCTGCCAAAGCGAACATTCTCCCGAACCGTTCCCGTAAAGAGACGGGGCTCCTGGGGAGCATAGGCAAGATGACGGGCCCGGCTATCGTCATTCAGTTCACGCAGGGGAAGATCTGCGAGCTTCACCGTCCCTGAATCCGCCTCCTGAATCCCCATCGCGCACTCCAGAAGCGTGGTCTTACCACATCCAACCGAACCCACAAGAGCCACGGTTTCCCCGGGGCGGAGGTCCAGCGAGATTCCCTCCAGAAGCTTCGTGTCTTTCTGGTGGCGGAAACGAAGATCCGAAAGGTGAAGCACCGGATGACGATCGCGAAGAGATCGTTCTCCGCGAGGGCTTTCTTTCTCCTTCTCCACCTCCAGCAGTCTCTCAATGGAAGTCTTCGTCACATTGGTAGAAACAAAGAACCAGGAGATCGTCCAAAGCGGCATGGTCAGCCCGGAGAGGTAGGCCACAAAAGCATAGAAATCTCCCAGAGTGAACTCCGGATCCTTCACCACGAAGTAGCCACCGAGGAAAAGAACCACGATCAGGCCCGCCTGATTCATCAGTGAGAAAATCCCCTCCAGAATGGCCTGCAAGCTGATGACCCGCTTTTCCGCCTGCTTTCTTCGCAGCAAAACCCGATCGAGCAGTGTTGACTGCGCCTGCTCCATTCCAAAACCGAGGATGATGCGCGATCCGGAGAAACTGCTCTCCAGTTGTTCGACCGTCTCACTGGTGGCCTTCTGTCTCTCAGCGTAACGCTTCTGTTGCATGCCCTCGGTCTTGGCGAGAAGCCGGACGATGATCGGAAGCGGCAGAGCCGAAGCAAGGCTCAGTCGCCAGTCCAGAGCAAACATGATGGACAGGGAAAAGACCAGAGTCAGGATCGCCTCAATGGGTCGAAAGATCCCGGAGCCGCTGTACCAACCGATCTTCTCGAACTGGTCAATGTCGTCGGTCAGCCGGGTCACCAGATCACCCGCGGGATACTTCATGTAGAATCCCTGAGGTTTTCGCAGAATTGTCGCCGCATGCTTCATGCGAACATTCAGGGAGTTCGTGAAGTTCAACCAGGCCCGGGTCGAAGGAAGAACGGCCTGGGTAAGCTCCCGAAGAAGGCCGAGGCCCAGCAAGGCCAGCACCCAGTTCCGCGCTACCTCAATGTTGAAGTCCTCGGTCAGGGCATCGATGATGAACTTGAATATCACCGGGTAGAGCGTGCGCGTCAGGATTCCCAGAGTGGTCAAAGCGAAGAGACCCGCCATGAGGCCGCGGACCTGTTTCCAGTAGGGCAAGAGCCAGCTGAGGACAAAGCGTATCATTGCGGATCCTCCCCGGTCTGGAGCCGCACAAGGTCGGCATAATGCCCTCCCGCTTCCATCAGCTCTTCATGCCGTCCGGACTCGCAAATCCGTCCATCCTCAATGACCAGTATCCGGTTCGCCCTTCGAATTGTTGAAAGCCTGTGGGCAACCACCAGGGTCGTTCTTCCCTCGGTCAGTGTTTCCAGGGTCTTCTGGATCTTTCGTTCCGTCCCTGGATCCACACTGCTGGTGGCCTCATCAAGAACCAGTATCTTAGGATCCACTGCCAAGGCTCTTGCGAAGGCCATCAACTGGCGCTGCCCGTAGCTGAGTTCCTCACCCCGCCCGACCATGACCGTGTCGTATCCCTTCTCCAGTCCGGAGATCAGATCATCAAGGCCTGCCGTCTGTGCAGCCTCTACCACGCGCTCGCGGGGAATATCCTCCCGAAAGGCGCGCAGGTTTTCAGTCACACTGACGGGAAAGAGAAACAGATCCTGAAAGACCATGCCGAAAAGCCGTCGCAGTTCAATCGGGTCAAAGTGCCGGAGATCCTGTCCATCCAACAGCACACGGCCCCGATCCGGATCCATGAATCGACAGGCCAGATTCACGACACTGCTCTTTCCACCGCCCGTTGGACCCACCAGTGCCAGAGTTTCGCCGGCCTTCAACTGGAAGCTGATGTCACGAAGAACCGGTGTATCTTCCTCGTAGGAAAAGTCCACCTTTTCAAATCGAATCTCTCCCGCGTCACGGGGCACAGGAACAGGATCCCGGGGAGACGGGACATCGGGGCTGCGTTCCAGTGCCGCAAAAATGCGATCCGCGGCACCGCCGGCGCGCTGTATCTCCGCCAACTGCTCACTGAGGGCAATGATGGGCCAGTAGATTTGCGCGATGTACTGGGCAAAGAGAACCAGTGCACCCACGGTGATCGTGCCTTCGCCGATCCAGCGGCTTCCCATCCAAAGGGCGATGACCGTCATCACCACTTCCAGAAAACCGAGTCCATGAAAAAACCCGTACTCGATGTAGCCCAAACGAATGATGAAGCGGTTGTAGCCCAGGTTCTCCCGACGGATCTTCTCTTCTGCCCAGCCCACTTGACCGGCTGCCTGAAGGAAACGGGCAGAGGGAACCATCTCGGCAATCACACCCGTCAGTTTTGCGTAGAGAGAGCGCTCCTTCCGAAAGCGGGGGCGCATCCAACGAAAGAGAAACAGGGTTCCCCCCACCATGACCGGAACCACCATGACAGCCACCAGAAAGAGCCTCAGGTCCACACTTGCCAAAACGGTCATCGCGCCGAGCAGAACTCCGAGCGCACTCAGGATGCGCATCATCATCGTGCTGGTCAGGGCAACAAGCCGCTGGGAATCTGATTCGATGCGACTGACAAGAGTCCCCGTCGGCAGTTTCGTCAGCCAGAGAAGACCCAGATCCAGAAAGCGGCGAAAGAGATCGCGCTTGATCCCGTTGACAGCCTCTACGCCAGCATGCCCGAGCAGGACGGTCGCAGACATTGTGGCAAGACCGGAACCGATCATCAGGCCGAGATAGGCCAGCGCCGTGCGGAACAGCGAAGACAGATCGCCGGAAGGAACATCCACGTCAATGATATGCTTGAAGAGCAGGGGCTGGCCAAGAGTCATGGCAACCGCGACCAGGGAAAGCAGGAAGGAGACTCCAAAGGCCAGGCGGTGTTCACGGACATAGGGAGCCACTCTGCGAAGCATATCCCAGGTGGGCAGCCTGCCCTGCAGTTCCTTGTCATCGAGTCCGTGACTGTCGTGCCACCACATTGCTCAAGCCCCTGTTCGGAAGAACTCAGGGCTACACAAGGTGGCCCGGGAAGTCAAGAATTGGTGCTGAGAGCCCACGAAGCCGCACAATAAAAAGCCCCCGCCCAAGAGCGGGGGCTTCGATGCTTGACAGTATCTAACTAGAAGATCGCCTTCAATGAACTCCAGGTCGCATTCTCCGTGGCGGTATCGCCTTCAGGAAGAATGACCGTGGCGTGATCGGGAGCGTCGACAGTGATGTCATCGACCCAGACCGTGTCGCCAGCACTGGAGTAGGTGCGAACGTGAATCACAATTCCGGTGTGACCAGAGACGGACCATGTTTTGTTCGCCTCATCCCAGCCTTCTCCCGGACCATAGTCGGACTGCCCGCTGGCAGATCCGTTATAGCCGGTAATGTCATCGGGATTGTCGTTCCAGTTCGCCCAAATGCGGCAGGAAGGTGCCGCACCCGGAGTCGTATCATAACGGAAGAATGACGCAAAGACAGAGTCCCCGTCCTGCAGGCCCTGGACCCAGATCAGGTAGGCCTGCGGAGTGGAACTGGAAGCATTGTCGATGCAGCGAAGGCTGTAGTCTCCCGAGTGAACGGGATCCGGGGCGCCAACCACTTCCGCGATGATTGGAGGTTCGCCATTACCATAGTAGCCCAAAGGCAGCCCGCCATCTTCGAAACCGTAGGTGAATACGGCTCCCCAAGCGGTGACAGCCACGAGCATCAGAGAGGCGAAGAGCACTTTCTTCATAAGGACACTCCTGTTTGCATAACGTGATGTCTGATCCTGTTTGCCCGGAAAGACCTGTGCGCACAAAATGGCCCCATCGGACTATTAGATAATATCACAGAATGGAAAGCGTGTCAATTCTCGCGAGGCGCGCAAGTTGTTACGCCAAGGCAGGTACAAAAACCCCAGCTCCGTTTCGGGAGCCGGGGGATCGAATTGCCTAGGCGCTGGCACCCTGTTTGAGAACTCCCAGCTCAAGGCCCACCTTGGTGAAGGCGGCAATGGCCTTGTTCAGTTGCTCGCGATCGTGAGCAGCGGAGATCTGCACCCGGATCCTCGCCTGTTCGCGGGGAACCACGGGGAAGAAGAAACCGATCACATAGATGCCCTCTTCAAGCATCCTGTTCGCAAAGTCCTGACTGAGTTTTGCATCACCCAGCATGATGGGAACGATGGGATGCACGCCGGGAATGATGTCAAAGCCAGCGGCCGTCATCTTTTCGCGGAAGTACTTGGTGTTCTCCTCGGTGCGGTCCCTGAGTTCCGTGCTTTCCATGAGGATTTCCACGGTCTTCATCGCAGCGGCCACCATGGCAGGAGCAAGCGTGTTGCTGAAAAGGTAGGGACGACTGCGTTGGCGCAAGAGGTCGATGATTTCCTGGCGACCGGTGGTGAAGCCACCGGAAGCTCCTCCCATCGCCTTGCCCAGTGTGGACGTAATCACATCGACCCTGCCCAGAGCTTCACAGTGCTCGACACTCCCGCGTCCTGTGGCGCCAAAGAAGCCGGTAGCATGGGAATCGTCCACCATGACCATGGCACCGAACTCATCGGCAAGGTCACAGACCTTGTCCACCTGCGCGACAATGCCGTCCATGGAGAACACGCCATCGGTGGCGATCATGATGCGTTTTGCACCATCAGCTTTGGCCTGTTCGAGCTGCTTGCGCAGGTCTTCCATGTCGTTGTTGGCGTAGCGGTAGCGCACGGCCTTGCAGAGGCGAACTCCATCGATAATCGAAGCGTGGTTCAGGGAGTCGCTGATGATGGCATCTTCCTTGTCCAGCAGGACTTCAAAGAGCCCGGCATTGGCATCGAAGCAGGAACTGTAGAGAATGGTATCCTCGCTACCGAAGAACTCGGCAATCTTCCCCTCCAGCTGCTTGTGGATATCCTGGGTTCCGCAAATAAAACGCACCGACGAAAGACCAAAGCCGTGGGAGTCCATGCCATCCTTGGCGGCCTGGATGATGCGATCATCATTTGCCAGTCCCAGATAGTTGTTCGCGCAGAAGTTCAGCACTTCTGCACCGGAGTCCAGTTGGATTTCCGCCTTCTGATCGCTGACGATGATGCGTTCGCGCTTGTAAAGCCCCGCTTCCTCGATCTCGGCCAGGGTGTTTTTCAGTTCCTCACGTACCTTGTCGAACATCGCATCCTCCTAGGCGTTCGCCAACAGTCCTTGTTCGTGCTTTCTGCGAAGAGCGGTCAGCATGTCCTCGGTCATTGCATCCAGATCGTAGCCGGGTTTCCAGCCCCATTCCTTGCGTGCAACACTGTCATCAATCGAGTCGGGCCAACTGTCGGCAATGGCCTGGCGGAAATCCGGTTCATATGTACAACTGAACTCGGGAATGTGCTTGCGAATACTCTCCGCCAGTTCCCCGACGGAAAAACTCATCGCAGCCACATTGAAGTCATTGTGATGTTCCAGATTCTCCAAAGGCGCTTCCATCAGGTCGATCGTCGCCTTGATGGCATCGGGCATGTACATCATAGGAAGCACCGTGTCCTCGCGCACGAAACACTCATAGCTTCCCTTGAGAACCGCGTCGTAATAGATAGCCACGGCATAGTCCGTGGTGCCCCCGCCAGGAAGTGTCTCGTGGCTGATGATGCCGGGATAGCGAACACCGCGACAGTCCAGTCCAAAACGTTTGAAGTAGTAGTCTGCGAGCAGTTCGCCGGCCACCTTCGTCACTCCATACATGGTCTTGGGCTTGAGAATGGTGTCATTCGGAGTGTCAAGAAGCGGCGTTTCCGGGCCGAAGGCCGCGATGGAACTGGGAACAAAGACGCGCGTCAGTTCCCGCTCCACCCCGATGTCCAGAATATTCTTCAGGCCATCCATGTTCACAGACCAGCAGAGCCAGGGCTTCTCCTCGCCAACAGCTGACAGGATCGCCGCCATGTGGTAGATGGTGTCGATTCCGTACTTGTCCATGACCCCTTCGACCGATTCCTTATCCACCACATCGATGTACTCGAAAGGACCGGACTCCAGGAGCTCCTTGCTTGGCGCAGTCTTGCGCCCGGTGGCCAGTACGTTTTCCGCGCCATACTTCTCTCTCAGGGCCATGATCAGCTCGCTGCCGATCTGTCCCACTGCCCCGGTGACAAGGATCTTCTTCATTTCCCCGGACATGCTCACCTCTCCGAAAGGGTTTCGATGACCCCTCGAAAGTACTCAAATCAGACTGCGGAATCAAGAATCTGTAGGGCATGAAAAAGCCTCCCCGAAAGGGGGAGGCGGAGAAGGAAAGTCATGTTCCTACTTGAGAAGGAGCATTTTCCGAGTTTCGTTTCGATCTGCTGTCTGCAGTCGGTAAAAATAGAGGCCGGAACTGACTCTCTGGCCGGATTCATCGCGCCCGTCCCAGCTTACGATCTGCTGACCGGCTTCCTGTTGTCCGTTTCGAAGCACCCGAATCTCACGGCCTTCGACATCATAGACCACAAGGCTGGCCGCCACAGGATCGGAGAGCGAGAAGCGAATCTCCGTCTTCGGATTGAAGGGGTTGGGGTGATTCTGGTGGAGCTTCACAGCAAGCGGAACATCCGGAGTCGAGGTCATGTCGGGGATCAGCCAGTTGATGATCCTCTGCATCACCTGAGCACGGTCGGTTGCGTTGTTGATCGCTTCGTAACCGAAGGCAAAGTACACAACACGGTAGCCATCGTCTGCCTTGACGGCTGCATTGCGATAGCTGTTGTAGGTGAAGATCGCGGACGAACCATTGCCATAGGGATCAATGTCGCTGGGGTACTGCTGGTTGTTCGCACCGTCACCGCCAATGATGGTCAAGTCTATGCCGTCGCTGATCTCGTCCCCGGCTACACCTTGCAAGGTGTAGTCGTTCGTGTCATCGGCGACATAGGTAGCGTGCAGAGTCTCCCGATACCAGGTATAGGCAGCACCACCCTGGTCATGGAGTTCCCAGCCGATGTCCTGCCCGGAAGCAAAGAGCGCACCTCCCGATTCCAGGTAACCCGTAAGAGCTTCCCGATCTTCCGGAGTGAAGGTCGGGAAGGCCCAGCCCACATTCCAGATGACTGCATCGAAGTGCGACAGGATTTCCGCACTCACCGGAGTGGAATTGCGATCCCAGACACCGTAGCTGCGCACCGTGGTTTCCAGAGCCGCCGTGAAGTAGTCCTCATAGCTCTCGGAACCGTCGTCGTCGACGACAAGGACATCCAGACCCTCCGTAAGGTAAGTGTAGGAGAAGTCGCGAGTCGTTCCTCCTGTTGCCGATGTGATCGACATGGTGGCCGAGCCGAAGCCCAGGTCCACTACATCCAGTACCACATGGAAACTGGCGGAAGCTCCCGGAGGAAGGGTGATGTCGAGGCTTGCGAACTGGTTTTCCCCGTCCGTAAACCAGCCGGACCAGCCGACAGGAAGAGACGAAGTGTCAAACTCGATATGGTAATCGTCCTGCAGGGTCCCCGTATTGAAAACGGCAAAGTCCCCGCTGCTCCAGGAACCACTCTGGCCCACCACCACACGATCGCCGAGGGTGTAGAACCGGAACGAGTAATCGGGCTGGGGGTAACTCGTCGTGGACTGGTAGATGTAGCCGTCAGAGTCGCGTTGCACAAAGGCCACAATGCGAAGGTCGTCGAGCTTCCAGTCGGGATTCACGGCAAAATCCTGTGTGAAAGTTTGGCTTTCGCCATCCTGGGAAACGGTCAGGGCCGTGTCCTGAAGCATGTCCCGAAGCACATCCGTGTAGGTAGTGCTTCCATACACCAGATTGTTCTCGACAACATAGAGACGCACAAAGGTGTTCGAGATGTCGGCAATGTCATCAACAACATCCACCTGGATGCTGACCGAAGGAGAGCCGGAGAAATTGAAGTTCGTGATCTTCAGCGCAATGGGACTGGAGTCATCCAGGATTCCCAGAACCAGAGGGTCGTAGGTAGCGCCCGTGGCTGTCGTTGTGCCACCGCCCACGACATGATCCACGCCGCCAAAGACACAGTCGGGGATGCCGCCCATGCCATAGTAGTTGCAACGGTCATCAGCGTCCGGACTTCCAAGACCGCCGCTGGTCTGCATCAGTCGAACCGCATCGAACTCGACACGGTCGTACCGGGACTTCATGACTTCCAGTCCCTGGTACGCTTGAGGGCAGTAGGTTCACCAGGTGGCAGCACCCAGTTCCGCGAGTGCTGCGCGGGGAACCGGGGCTGCATGGGCGGGGATGAAGACAAAGAGCAGGGCAAGACCCAGCAAGAAGCGCAGGGGTTTCATGCTTTCCTCCTGTAAATGGGGTTCCGTGAATTATAGCACGCAGAACCCCGGAAAGCCATGAAATCACTGTCTGTCGGCGAGTTCTCTCAGTCGGTCAAAGCTGTAAATGCCGGTATTATGCCCGTCACTGAACGCGATCTGGATGGCATATCGCCCGACTGCAGTGATCTGAAGGGGATGGACATTCTCCGGAACTGATTCCGGGGCAAGAAGGGCTGCCCCGGTCATCTCCTCCACGCAGGAAGCGCAGGCGCAGGCCAGGCGCAGTTGTCGCGCCCCGTAGACCACGGTGACTCCGTCTTTCCAGGTGATGGAAACATCGTGTTCGCCGGAGCGAGTGATCTCTGTGGGCGTGATCTTTTCTTCGTTCATATCAGAAACTGATCTTCAGGGACTGCTCATCCATCGCACGAATGCTGGCCTGAGCTGCAACCTGGGAAGCGATCGCTTCAAAAGACTTCGAATGGGGACTCTCCGGTTCACTGATCAGAATCGGCACACCGGAATCCGACTGCTCACGGATGGCGGTAGCCAAAGGAAGTTCCCCGAGGAAAGGAAAGTTCAGCTTCTCGGCTGCATCTCTTGCACCTGAATTGCCGAAGATTTCCTCTCTCTCGCCACAGTGAGAGCAATGATGGTAGCTCATGTTCTCCACCATTCCGAGCACAGGGGTTTTCAGGGTGCCAAAGAGACTGATTGCCTTCTTTGCCACCTTGAGAGCCACATCCTGGGGCGTGGAAACGATCACGGCACCGGTCAGGGGAAGTTTCTGGCAAAGACTGAGTTGGATGTCGCCCGTGCCGGGTGGAAGGTCGATGATCATGTAGTCCAGTTCCCCCCACTCGACATTGCCGAGAAACTCGTCGATCATTTTCACCAGCATGGGGCCACGCCAGATGACGGCCTGGTCATCGTCGAGGAAGAAGCCCATGGACATGACTTTCACGCCGTGCCGCTCGGGAGGATGAATCCTCTCTCCATCAATCTGTGGCGGGCTTGTAATTCCCATGATCGTGGGGATGCTGGGCCCGTAGATATCCAGATCCATCAGCCCGACCTTTGCGCCGCTCTTTGCAAGGGCTACCGCCAGGTTAGCGCTGACAGTGCTCTTGCCCACACCACCCTTGCCACTGGCTACGGGGACAAGATGCTTCACTCCGGGCAAGGGCTTCATTTCGGGCAGGCCCTGAGCCTGTCGAACCTGGGCCGTCAGGGTTAGCTCCACGCTTTCCACGCCCTCGACCGCCCTTACCGCGTTTTCCGACTGCTCTTTCATCTGGTCTTTCACCGGGCAGGCCGGTGTGGTCAGCTCCAGATCGAAGCTCACCTTTCCACCGTCCATGTTCAGGTTCTTGATGAATCCCAGGGAAACGATGTCGCGACCCAAGTCGGGGTCCATCACGGAGGAGAGTGCTTCCAGAATCTGGTCTTTGGAGGGCATGGTATTCCTTTCGGTGGCTTGCAAGAAAAGGACTCATCGCAATTCCGGCAAGGTCTTTCAGGAGTCGGAGTGCTTTCGGAACACGCGCAGGTGACGGCGCGCCCAGGGTAGAAGAGCCAGAAGAATCAGCATTACCAGCACAGGAAGCCACCAATCCCGCCAATGGAAACCATCCTGCAGGCCTCGCGTCAGCGCATCGGCGCCCACCACATAGAAGACCGTGCCGGGCATCATGCTGAGGACGGTCCAGAGAAGGTAGGTGCGAAAGCGCAGTCGGGTCAGTCCGAAACCGAAGTTCAAAAGGGCGAAAGGAATGACAGGAAAGAGCCGGGTCAGGATCACTACCAGGGGACCATTGCGTTCTGTGGCTCGTTCCAGACTGCGGAAAATCTCGCGCCCCGACAGCCTCCTGCTTACGGCATCTCGAGCCAGGGTTCTTGCCAGAAGGAAGGAAATCGAAGCCGCAAGGGCAGAGCCGATCGTTGCGAGAATAAAACCGAGAACTGGTCCGTAAACAGCACCGGCCAACAGGGGGAAGGGAACTCCCGGCAGAGCCGCGGCACCGGCTAGGGCAAAGGCGAGAACATAGACCAGCATGCCCTGTAGCCCGCGGTCGAGGATCCAGAGTTTAAATTCCAGCAGGTCTCCCCCAAGACCCAGATGCCGGGCGAGCAGGGTGAGAGTAATGATCAACAAGGGAAAGAGAAGGAGCCGAATTCTGCGCCAGCGCCTTCTCCATTGAACTGCGGTTCTTGAATCCATAAGAGGAATCTAGCAAGAGATCACAGTGCGGGAAAGCCGGAATGCATAACTTCCCCATTAGACAGTAATAAAAAGAAAACGGCACAGAGTTTCCGATCGAGCCTCCTCCTTCCATCCTGCACCCGAAGAGTCTTCATCGTTTCGCTTCGCCCATTCGACAGAAACCGGGGAACTGCTCCGCAACTGGAATGCGAATCTACTGCGTGCTATACTTGTTTTCAGGTCTTCGTCGTGCAGAAAGGCGTCCATGCGTACTGCATTTCAAGTTGCACTCATCCTGATCTTCTTCCTGGCCATTCCGGTTCTGGCCACTACCTACATGGTGCTTCCTGACGGAAGCGGCTTCTTCCCGGACATCAAGACGGCCATCCAGAACACCTGGCACGGAGATCTCATCCTGCTTGGCGATGGCACTTTTACGGGACCGATGAACTGCGATCTGGATTTCGGCGGGAAACTACTCAGCATCGAGTCGGCCAGCGGCAATCCGGAGAACTGCATCATTGACTGCGGTGGCAGCCCCGCCGAGCCGCACCGGGGTTTCTGGCTTCACACCAATGAGGGAGCCGGCTGTCTGATTCGCGGCATCACGATCCGCAATGGCTATGGCTACGGTGCGGGAATCTACCTTGCCTATGGAGCAAGACCCACGATCCAGAACTGCATCATCGAAGACAATCACGCAGGCGATGGCTCTGGCGGCGGCATTGCATGTCGGGAGTTTTCTGCGCCCACCATCTCGAACTGTATCATTCGAAACAACACGGCCGAATACGGGGGCGGCGTCTACATCTTCCAGTCCTACCCGAGTCTCAGTTCCTGCGACATTATCGGAAACGAAGCCTATTACCTGCAATCCGGAGTCAACGGTTCCGGCGGCGGAGTGCGCATGGACTGGTCCTCTCCCGATTTCACGGATTGCCTCATCGCCGACAACCACTGCGGAGATCGGGTGGGAGGTCTTGCGGCCTGTCAGTCCAGCCCCACGCTGGTCGGATGTACTATCGCAGGGAACTCGGCTCCCAATGATGTCGGCGGGTTTGATGGCATCGAGTCACAACTGCATCTGGAACGGTGTCTGATCTGGGGGAACCAGAGCGACTTTGGAATGAATGATGTTCGCGTGGGGGTTTTCAGCGTGATCTACTTCGACACCTGCGACTGGAATCCACTCGGCACCCGTATCGACGGAACCATGGTCGACTTCGGAGGGAATCTCAATCTGGATCCCTGGTTCTGCGACTCCGGTGACTGGACCGTGCAAGGCAATTCGCCCTGCCTGCCGCCGAACAACTGGAGCGGTGTGCTGATCGGCGCGCGCGGAGAGGGTTGCCCGGATCCCGCAGTAGAGCCAATGAACTGGAGTGTGCTGAAGTCGCTTTTTTAGCGATGCAGTTGATCCCAAATCAGTTCACATGCCAACTGAATGCCCGTACCGATGGCCTCTTCCGGGGGATCCAGATCGGCGCGGTGCAGGGTCATCTCCCGGTCATCCCTGCCAATGCCAAGCCGGAACTGGAAACCGGGAACCCGTTTTCCATAATAGGAAAAATCCTCGCCCCCCATGGCCGGCTCGTAGAGAGTCTCCCTCTCCGGGCCCAGAACCTTCCGAAAGACCTCGCGACACTGATCCACCAGTTCCGGATTGTTGTAGCCGGCCGCCGTTCCGAAGTAGTAGAGCAGTTCCGGTTCCGGTGCACCCGCCGCCTCGGCAAGTGCCATCACCCTGCGCTCGATCATCTCGCTGAGCGCCTTTCTGGTTTCCTCATCCCGGCTTCTTACCGTCGCCTCCAGGACAACTTCGTCGGGGATCACATTGCTCTTCCTGCCACCTTCAATACGCCCCACTGAAATCACACAGGGATGATTCACGCTGACTTCTCTTGCAACGATTGACTCGAAGGACAGAACCATTTTCGCTGCCAGGCTCACCGGGTCAATGGCCTTGTGAGGGTAGGCTCCGTGGCCTCCCCGCCCTTTTACGGTGAGCTGAAATCCATCCACATTCGCAGACGAAGGCCCCGGGCAGGAACCCACACTTCCAAGAGGAATGGTCGGATGAACATGAAGAGCCAGGGCACACTTGGGCAAGCGTCCTTCTTCAAAGAGACC harbors:
- a CDS encoding ABC transporter ATP-binding protein gives rise to the protein MIRFVLSWLLPYWKQVRGLMAGLFALTTLGILTRTLYPVIFKFIIDALTEDFNIEVARNWVLALLGLGLLRELTQAVLPSTRAWLNFTNSLNVRMKHAATILRKPQGFYMKYPAGDLVTRLTDDIDQFEKIGWYSGSGIFRPIEAILTLVFSLSIMFALDWRLSLASALPLPIIVRLLAKTEGMQQKRYAERQKATSETVEQLESSFSGSRIILGFGMEQAQSTLLDRVLLRRKQAEKRVISLQAILEGIFSLMNQAGLIVVLFLGGYFVVKDPEFTLGDFYAFVAYLSGLTMPLWTISWFFVSTNVTKTSIERLLEVEKEKESPRGERSLRDRHPVLHLSDLRFRHQKDTKLLEGISLDLRPGETVALVGSVGCGKTTLLECAMGIQEADSGTVKLADLPLRELNDDSRARHLAYAPQEPRLFTGTVRENVRFGREFLTEDSLERAMATASIEGELSPERKLQQGGSDLSGGQRGRVSLARALAGDPKVLVLDDVTSALDAATERRFWDRMRPLIPDAAVLVSTHRDATAKRADRVLWIEDGVILHEGRHEDLLRDHRGYQELFAMDAEA
- a CDS encoding ABC transporter ATP-binding protein, whose translation is MWWHDSHGLDDKELQGRLPTWDMLRRVAPYVREHRLAFGVSFLLSLVAVAMTLGQPLLFKHIIDVDVPSGDLSSLFRTALAYLGLMIGSGLATMSATVLLGHAGVEAVNGIKRDLFRRFLDLGLLWLTKLPTGTLVSRIESDSQRLVALTSTMMMRILSALGVLLGAMTVLASVDLRLFLVAVMVVPVMVGGTLFLFRWMRPRFRKERSLYAKLTGVIAEMVPSARFLQAAGQVGWAEEKIRRENLGYNRFIIRLGYIEYGFFHGLGFLEVVMTVIALWMGSRWIGEGTITVGALVLFAQYIAQIYWPIIALSEQLAEIQRAGGAADRIFAALERSPDVPSPRDPVPVPRDAGEIRFEKVDFSYEEDTPVLRDISFQLKAGETLALVGPTGGGKSSVVNLACRFMDPDRGRVLLDGQDLRHFDPIELRRLFGMVFQDLFLFPVSVTENLRAFREDIPRERVVEAAQTAGLDDLISGLEKGYDTVMVGRGEELSYGQRQLMAFARALAVDPKILVLDEATSSVDPGTERKIQKTLETLTEGRTTLVVAHRLSTIRRANRILVIEDGRICESGRHEELMEAGGHYADLVRLQTGEDPQ
- the kbl gene encoding glycine C-acetyltransferase, producing the protein MFDKVREELKNTLAEIEEAGLYKRERIIVSDQKAEIQLDSGAEVLNFCANNYLGLANDDRIIQAAKDGMDSHGFGLSSVRFICGTQDIHKQLEGKIAEFFGSEDTILYSSCFDANAGLFEVLLDKEDAIISDSLNHASIIDGVRLCKAVRYRYANNDMEDLRKQLEQAKADGAKRIMIATDGVFSMDGIVAQVDKVCDLADEFGAMVMVDDSHATGFFGATGRGSVEHCEALGRVDVITSTLGKAMGGASGGFTTGRQEIIDLLRQRSRPYLFSNTLAPAMVAAAMKTVEILMESTELRDRTEENTKYFREKMTAAGFDIIPGVHPIVPIMLGDAKLSQDFANRMLEEGIYVIGFFFPVVPREQARIRVQISAAHDREQLNKAIAAFTKVGLELGVLKQGASA
- a CDS encoding NAD-dependent epimerase/dehydratase family protein, with translation MKKILVTGAVGQIGSELIMALREKYGAENVLATGRKTAPSKELLESGPFEYIDVVDKESVEGVMDKYGIDTIYHMAAILSAVGEEKPWLCWSVNMDGLKNILDIGVERELTRVFVPSSIAAFGPETPLLDTPNDTILKPKTMYGVTKVAGELLADYYFKRFGLDCRGVRYPGIISHETLPGGGTTDYAVAIYYDAVLKGSYECFVREDTVLPMMYMPDAIKATIDLMEAPLENLEHHNDFNVAAMSFSVGELAESIRKHIPEFSCTYEPDFRQAIADSWPDSIDDSVARKEWGWKPGYDLDAMTEDMLTALRRKHEQGLLANA